One window from the genome of Yarrowia lipolytica chromosome 1B, complete sequence encodes:
- a CDS encoding uncharacterized protein (Compare to YALI0B21582g, similar to Saccharomyces cerevisiae MSN4 (YKL062W) and MSN2 (YMR037C); ancestral locus Anc_2.598, uniprot|Q9Y791 Yarrowia lipolytica C2H2-type zinc finger protein Mhy1p required for dimorphic transition) gives MDLELEIPVLHSMDSHHQVVDSHRLAQQQFQYQQIHMLQQTLSQQYPHTPSTTPPIYMLSPADYEKDAVSISPVMLWPPSAHSQASYHYEMPSVISPSPSPTRSFCNPRELEVQDELEQLEQQPAALSVEHLFDIENSSIEYAHDELHDTSSCSDSQSSFSPQQSPASPASTYSPLEDEFLNLAGSELKSEPSADDEKDDVDTELPQQPEIIIPVSCRGRKPSIDDSKKTFVCTHCQRRFRRQEHLKRHFRSLHTREKPFNCDTCGKKFSRSDNLAQHMRTHPRD, from the coding sequence ATGGACCTCGAATTGGAAATTCCCGTCTTGCATTCCATGGACTCGCACCACCAGGTGGTGGACTCCCACAGACTGGCACAGCAACAGTTCCAGTACCAGCAGATCCACATGCTGCAGCAGACGCTGTCACAGCAGTACCCCCACACCCCATCCACCACACCCCCCATTTACATGCTGTCGCCTGCGGACTACGAGAAGGACGCCGTTTCCATCTCACCGGTAATGCTGTGGCCCCCCTCGGCCCACTCCCAGGCCTCTTACCATTACGAGATGCCCTCCGTTATCTcgccatctccttctcccacTAGATCCTTCTGTAATCCGAGAGAGCTGGAGGTTCAGGACGAGctcgagcagcttgaaCAGCAGCCCGCCGCTCTCTCCGTCGAACATCTGTTTGACATTGAGAACTCATCGATCGAGTATGCACACGACGAGCTGCATGACACCTCTTCGTGCTCCGACTCGCAGTCGAGCTTTTCCCCTCAGCAGTCCCCTGCCTCCCCGGCCTCCACTTACTCGCCTCTCGAGGACGAGTTTCTCAACTTGGCTGGATCCGAGTTGAAGAGCGAGCCCAGCGcggacgacgagaaggatgATGTGGACACGGAGCTTCCCCAGCAGCCCGAGATCATCATCCCTGTGTCGTGCCGAGGCCGAAAGCCGTCCATCGACGACTCCAAAAAGACTTTTGTCTGCACCCACTGCCAGCGTCGGTTCCGGCGCCAGGAGCATCTCAAGCGACATTTCCGATCCCTACACACTCGAGAGAAGCCTTTCAACTGCGACACGTGCGGCAAGAAGTTTTCTCGGTCGGACAATCTCGCCCAGCATATGCGTACGCATCCTCGGGACTAG